TCACCTTCATCTTAAACCAAGAGCGGGTCGGGAAATCAAACGCCCTAAACAGCACCGTTCCACTGTCATCGGGCAAAGTCCTGCTTTTCCTCGACGCAGACGTCGGCATCCCAGACGACCCAGACTACCTCCGTAAAATCGTCATGGAAATGCAGCACAACGACGTTTTGGACATAAAAAAGAGAGTAACTAAAGACAAGTCGTTTCTCTCAAAAATGGCCTACTATGAGTACTTGACTTTTAACATAAGTTCTTGGCTTGCTTCACGCTATATGCATAAGTGCCCCGCAGTAAACGGCGCCGCCTTCGCCATCAGAAGGGAAATGTTCGAGAAAGTCGGCGGCTTCCGCAAAGTCGTCGCCGAAGACATAGACATCGCCACCCGCGCATTTCTCGCAGATAGCCGTTTCGTCTATTCACACGACGTAGAAGTCAAAAACGTGGTACATGGTGATTGGAAGAAGTGGTTTACGCAGCGACGCAGGTGGGCAATTGGGCAGGCATTGTGGCTTAAAGACTGGTACAAGCAGCTTGCAAGGCGCTTTATCAAGAAGCCGCAGGTTTTCTTACCTAGCTTGTTCTTCCTCTATCCCTCGGCAACCGTTTTCTTCTTGAGCGCCGTGGTGCCGAGTCTTTGGATGTACAATTCGCTGCTGTTTTTTTCGCTGTTTCTCTCTGTCAAATTCAACATCGCATTACCGATTTTCCTTATATCTCTAGCAACCGCTGACGTGCTCAAAGTGCTACTTATTTCGCTTTCAGGGTTTGCAATTACAGCAGCAGTTTTCTACGGCTTCTCTCGCAAGTTGGGGTTCAAGGAATTAAAGTTGCATGAACTTTTCGTTTATTACTTCTTCTATTCCTCAGTTTGGATGGTCATCATCATTGTGGGCCACATTCAGGTTTTGTTAGGAAAGAAAGCGGGGCCAGACTGGAAAACATAAAGCCACACGCTGGTAAGTAACGTTTAAGGCATGCTTGTGGTTGTATGGGTGCTACCTCATAGGCTTATATGGGGTTTGCAGCCTCTAAATAGATTAAGGGCTTCTTTTGGGTATAATTTTGAGGCAGTTAGATTCTTCGCCGATTTTAGCCGGTACTCAACCTGTGCAAACGCGTGAGGTTGAGCTGCTAAAGCGTGACGGCACGCTGATTTTGAGTGGACACCAACCCACCCTGCTGCCATACCCTGGCTTCTTTTACCGCATGTACCACTCCAACATCATGGACATCTGTCCCTACGACCCGCTGAGTCGTCACAGCGACCGTTACCAGCATCGAGTTAAAATCGGCAAAGACACCCATTGGCGATGGCTCACCCTGCCCATCGAAGCCTCAAGTACCTGCTCAATTATGGCAGCGAAGCTTAAAACTAACTTTTTAGGCGAGCGGTGGACGGAACTTGAACAGGTATACCGTACCTATCCCTTTTGGGACCAATACAAAAGTGAGTTGAAGGAGATTTTCTTCTCTTATCGGTACCTCTGGGAATTAAACCTCCGCCTCATCCTGTGGCTCCGGGACATCTTAGGCATCAAAACCTACATATCCATCTCTTACAGTTCAGAAGGCTGCGACACAACAGAACGCGTCGCCTCACAGTTCTCAAACTACGGCTCCGTCGTCTACCTCGCGGGAAAAGGCAGCATGGAGTACTTGGATACGCAGAAATATGAGCGCCTCACTAACTCGACTATCGCTTTGGTGACTTATACGCCGCCGACGCCCTTCTCGACTGTCTCCATCTTAACTCCGCTGCTGATGTATCCAGCCAAACAAGTGCTCGAGAATCTAAACATCAAGCGGGAACCCATAAAGGTGATAGTTAACGGCGCAGAATACAGCGTCAACTACCTAAACAGTTAACTAAGCACCCATTAACTTGAGGAAGATTGCTTTTGCTGAGTACAATCGGTTTTCTGCCTGTTCGTAGATGACTGATTTGCTGCTTTGGATGGCTTCGGCGCTGATTTCGTAGCCGCGGTGGATGGGCATGTCATGCATGATGTAGGGGTCGCAGCCTTTGAGCAGTTGCGCGTTGATTTGGTAGGGCATCATGAGTTTGATGCGTTTCTCTTTTTCTTGGGCAAACTTGGGGTCAGTGAAGAACTCCATGTCAATCCACGTGTCAGTGTAGACAAAGTCCGCCTCCTTAACTGCCTTCTTAACGTCTAGGGATGTTTCCCAGAGCCCCGTTTTCTTCGCTTCCGCCATTAACTCTTCATCGTGTGCTGCTTCGTTAAAAATCGGCGTAACCGTGGTTAATTTGACGCCTGTTTTGGTGCAGCCTTCAATTAGGCTGTTGGTGACGTTGTTGTGGACGCCTATGTAGACCAGTTTTGCGCCTTTGAGTTTACCGTGATTTTCTTTTATGGTGATGAGGTCTGCGAGTACTTGGCTGGGGTGGTATCTGTCGTCGCATCCGTTGATAACTGGCACTTTGGATGCCGCCGCCATCTTGAGCAAATCCGAATTGTAGAGCAAACGCGCCATGATGCAATCCACGTTTCGGGAGAGGTACTGGATTTCGTCGCCTATGTCT
This genomic window from Candidatus Bathyarchaeota archaeon contains:
- a CDS encoding glycosyltransferase family 2 protein; the protein is MDISIFIPVYKQSDQLGGMLDALCAQNVSKEIFVTVDAPTDEFKQKIKQLERENVTFILNQERVGKSNALNSTVPLSSGKVLLFLDADVGIPDDPDYLRKIVMEMQHNDVLDIKKRVTKDKSFLSKMAYYEYLTFNISSWLASRYMHKCPAVNGAAFAIRREMFEKVGGFRKVVAEDIDIATRAFLADSRFVYSHDVEVKNVVHGDWKKWFTQRRRWAIGQALWLKDWYKQLARRFIKKPQVFLPSLFFLYPSATVFFLSAVVPSLWMYNSLLFFSLFLSVKFNIALPIFLISLATADVLKVLLISLSGFAITAAVFYGFSRKLGFKELKLHELFVYYFFYSSVWMVIIIVGHIQVLLGKKAGPDWKT
- a CDS encoding WbqC family protein, which codes for MRQLDSSPILAGTQPVQTREVELLKRDGTLILSGHQPTLLPYPGFFYRMYHSNIMDICPYDPLSRHSDRYQHRVKIGKDTHWRWLTLPIEASSTCSIMAAKLKTNFLGERWTELEQVYRTYPFWDQYKSELKEIFFSYRYLWELNLRLILWLRDILGIKTYISISYSSEGCDTTERVASQFSNYGSVVYLAGKGSMEYLDTQKYERLTNSTIALVTYTPPTPFSTVSILTPLLMYPAKQVLENLNIKREPIKVIVNGAEYSVNYLNS
- a CDS encoding ornithine carbamoyltransferase; the protein is MHLLNFKELSIKELSALVDLGLEVKQNPKKYLKTFLGKSAALVFQKTSTRTRVSFEVAMTQLGGHALFIDWRSTNFTLADIGDEIQYLSRNVDCIMARLLYNSDLLKMAAASKVPVINGCDDRYHPSQVLADLITIKENHGKLKGAKLVYIGVHNNVTNSLIEGCTKTGVKLTTVTPIFNEAAHDEELMAEAKKTGLWETSLDVKKAVKEADFVYTDTWIDMEFFTDPKFAQEKEKRIKLMMPYQINAQLLKGCDPYIMHDMPIHRGYEISAEAIQSSKSVIYEQAENRLYSAKAIFLKLMGA